From Daphnia pulicaria isolate SC F1-1A chromosome 11, SC_F0-13Bv2, whole genome shotgun sequence, the proteins below share one genomic window:
- the LOC124315436 gene encoding uncharacterized protein LOC124315436, giving the protein MIPVYSSFLKMAIAPFYLLLLWFNISCGSQVDDVSVAHVYADIGSNVSLPCLPQSLRSNTEVYTPAVGENSLLLWIREGKTLQHSKVEENGILTLTKITRADSGVYTCQAEESFGYSERTFTRNVAQVELHIKTTPPPPAYLTVYPSSVLALVTWKLNSTGGYPIKSVSVIYQEVTDDDWNNPAWHRTYPEELKPSITQVEIYKLHPNTTYKFRVWAINKLGPGDYAEVMATTKDTLDNQVHGSLTSTYGRIQSSPWILTLSVLVGSVGFTVLVLAFFMLQNRRICSRRRMYDSSDDMELVTNIIVNPNYQAESDRTLLTNEGHNDRQALLTCNFMVPRRPAVCL; this is encoded by the exons ATGATCCCAGTTTACTCTTCATTTCTTAAAATGGCCATTGCACCATTTTATTTGCTCCTTTTGTGGTTCAATATCAGTTGTGGATCTCAAGTTGATGATGTGTCGGTGGCCCATGTCTATGCAGACATTGGATCTAATGTGTCTTTACCCTGCCTACCACAGAGTCTCAGATCAAACACAGAGGTTTACACCCCTGCCGTTGGTGAGAACTCTCTTTTGCTCTGGATCAGAGAGGGCAAAACCCTTCAGCACAGCAAGGTTGAAGAAAACGGGATCCTCACATTGACCAAAATCACCAGGGCAGACTCTGGTGTCTACACCTGTCAGGCAGAAGAGTCTTTCGGTTACTCTGAAAGGACTTTCACCAGAAATGTGGCTCAAGTGGAGCTCCACATCAAAA caaCACCCCCACCTCCAGCTTATTTGACAGTCTACCCATCATCAGTGTTAGCTCTAGTCACGTGGAAACTCAACAGCACTGGAGGTTACCCAATCAAATCTGTCTCTGTCATTTACCAAGAAGTCACAGATGATGATTGGAACAATCCAGCTTGGCATCGAACATATCCTGAAGAACTAAAGCCATCAATT ACCCAAGTGGAGATTTACAAGCTGCACCCAAATACGACCTACAAATTCAGAGTATGGGCAATCAATAAACTAGGCCCAGGGGATTATGCAGAAGTCATGGCAACTACCAAAGACACCCTTGACAATCAAG TTCATGGGAGTTTGACATCGACCTATGGGCGTATCCAGTCAAGCCCTTGGATCCTCACCCTGTCAGTGTTGGTCGGTTCGGTCGGATTCACCGTCCTCGTCTTGGCTTTCTTTATGCTTCAAAATCGGAGAATTTGTTCGAGAA GAAGGATGTATGATTCATCTGATGATATGGAACTAGTGACCAACATCATCGTGAACCCAAACTACCAGGCGGAGAGTGACCGCACCCTTTTGACCAACGAAGGCCACAACGACCGTCAAGCTCTTTTGACATGTAACTTCATGGTCCCTCGTCGCCCGGCTGTTTGTTTGTGA
- the LOC124315454 gene encoding protein YIF1B-like, translating into MRKARRAAEMQDQGAAMPYPQYGYPPPNAQSHQDPSMYMAGPPAGMYNPAAQAPMSPGYYPQQGMPFMPMGGGGSDQTNFMPAQFLQNPVMANMAMQYGQSLVGQGKEALDRELNKYVATSRIKYYFSVDTAYVAKKLALLLFPFTHRDWSVKYNPDEPVQPRYELNAPDLYIPAMAFVTYLLIGGVSLGIQERFSPEGLGIQASTALVWAFIEVLAIWVTLYIMNIQTKLTSFDILAFSSYKYVGMIVAVIASFIMPSAYHLALIYVSAATMFFLIRSLKVQILPESSHDSYGEQNTSFTGEGSKRRTYLLLFMGGLQPLMMWWLTRQIARP; encoded by the exons ATGAGGAAAGCAAGACGAGCAGCTGAAATGCAGGATCAAGGAGCTGCAATGCCCTACCCACAGTATGGTTATCCACCACCTAATGCCCAATCTCATCAAGATCCATCCATGTACATGGCTGGTCCTCCCGCTGGCATGTACAATCCTGCTGCCCAGGCTCCAATGTCTCCTGGCTACTACCCTCAACAAGGAATGCCATTTATGCCAatgggtggtggtggcagcGATCAAACCAACTTTATGCCTGCCCAGTTTTTGCAAAACCCTGTCATGGCCAACATGGCAATGCAATATGGCCAGAGCCTAGTGGGACAAGGCAAAGAGGCCCTAGACCGGGAGCTCAACAAATATGTCGCTACTTCTAGAATAAAGTACTACTTTTCAGTGGACACGGCGTACGTCGCCAAAAAATtggctcttcttctcttccccTTTACACACAGA GATTGGTCTGTCAAATATAATCCAGACGAACCCGTTCAGCCCAGGTATGAATTAAATGCACCGGACCTCTACATCCCTGCGATGGCATTCGTGACGTATTTACTTATCGGCGGAGTGTCACTCGGAATTCAAGAGCGTTTCAGCCCGGAAGGATTGGGCATCCAAGCTAGCACAGCGCTTGTGTGGGCCTTTATTGAAGTACTGGCAATTTGGGTGACACTTTATATCATGAATATCCAAACGAAATTGACTTCTTTCGACATTTTGGCGTTTTCGTCCTACAAATACGTCGG AATGATAGTTGCAGTTATTGCTAGCTTCATTATGCCGTCAGCATACCATCTAGCTCTAATATACGTAAGCGCAGCCACAATGTTCTTCCtg ATTCGTTCTTTGAAGGTTCAAATACTACCAGAGTCGTCCCATGATTCCTACGGAGAACAGAATACTAGCTTCACCGGGGAAGGTTCTAAACGACGGACTTATCTTTTGCTTTTCATGGGAGGTTTGCAGCCGTTGATGATGTGGTGGCTGACTCGACAGATTGCACGCCCTTAA
- the LOC124315167 gene encoding testin-like, whose amino-acid sequence MAVPGMNLLNLENKTRQQSKIAHEQGAGSQCTKCGPKCPGLDLHFWRKVCRHCRCGKEIHNVVDEDPSIRLIRLLAVTPFQAKIDLELQQQQGGDGLASSNRPSKLDFNSPARGSAVTLDAPASPLDWVPPTDDSQLAIKYMEQLPLAKQPITGSQAAVDRKRALDRQLPSHDLDPEQCSNLSANEKRKMEEYVKNVKQHVVGQGLIQECPPRPSGKLPPPPPQLDRILGEKVNTLSLQESANAKRPILPAFVTAKPFAIKADAPSAQQIKRMSAKPHAGMSSEFGDLPPPPPDMLLMDASYPAPAAAPETPPPPPPPPQLVVDELLVEESSHNKRQDPVREFFDFLDEQEGKKLPGKLKSPFLHQAAASGTFNATAKPFGASPGTSPNLNQRNPNTKVGLAAPVAVAGTGSRGSSPRLGERAPPGVSAPTGRLPNNNNNNGSRQLLTTDFDYFPEEQVAKSQNNNNPVVPIIQNQSSSSNNNNNNQSPLSNRRPSAHSHPCGSDNNKYVTAQIPAAGGPIQQQQQQEVFQDPEGLVGAWSCRKCTQPIEPGTVAIFAERAGSDKCWHPQCFVCSICHEMLADLIYFFVDDDVFCGRHYAEQMKIPRCKACDELIFAPEYTSAEGASWHMDHFCCWICDTPLAGHQYTPIEGQPHCLDCYQKKYGKDCYECHRPIRAEETRVSHGEMNWHNTASCFKCRQCQVSMMNRQFILKNGQIYCSRECVVQNAQCQAQPILV is encoded by the exons ATGGCCGTCCCAGGAATGAATCTCTTGAAcctggaaaataaaaccagACAG CAATCGAAAATCGCCCACGAACAAGGCGCTGGATCGCAATGCACCAAATGCGGGCCAAAATGTCCAGGGCTGGATTTACATTTCTGGAG GAAAGTTTGTCGTCACTGTCGTTGCGGTAAGGAGATCCACAATGTGGTGGATGAGGATCCGTCGATCCGATTGATCCGGTTACTGGCCGTCACTCCATTCCAAGCTAAAATAGACTTGGagctccaacaacaacaaggcggAGATGGTCTCGCCAGCAGCAACCGACCGTCCAAATTGGATTTCAATAGTCCCGCCAGGGGATCGGCTGTCACTTTGGATGCCCCGGCCAGTCCGCTGGATTGGGTCCCACCGACCGACGACTCTCAATTGGCCATCAAATACATGGAACAACTTCCGCTGGCTAAGCAGCCCATTACGGGCAGTCAGGCGGCCGTCGACCGCAAAAGGGCCCTCGACCGACAATTACCGTCGCACGACCTCGATCCGGAACAATGTTCCAACCTATCCGCCAACGAGAAGCGAAA GATGGAAGAGTATGTCAAGAACGTCAAGCAACACGTAGTGGGTCAAGGGCTGATCCAGGAATGTCCACCGAGACCATCGGGGAAACTGCCGCCTCCGCCGCCGCAACTCGACCGCATCCTGGGCGAGAAAGTCAACACTTTGAGTTTGCAGGAATCCGCCAATGCCAAACGGCCCATTCTTCCGGCCTTCGTCACGGCCAAGCCGTTCGCCATCAAAGCGGATGCTCCGTCGGCGCAACAGATCAAGCGGATGTCGGCCAAACCCCACGCCGGAATGAGTTCCGAATTCGGCGATTTACCTCCTCCGCCGCCGGATATGCTGCTGATGGATGCGTCCTATCCAGCTCCGGCTGCTGCTCCCGAAactcctcctccgccgcctccgccgccTCAACTGGTGGTGGATGAACTGCTGGTGGAGGAATCCAGCCACAACAAGCGACAGGATCCAGTCAGGGAATTTTTCGATTTCCTGGACGAGCAGGAAGGCAAGAAATTGCCGggcaaattgaaatcgccGTTTTTGCACCAGGCGGCCGCTTCCGGCACGTTCAACGCGACAGCCAAACCGTTTGGAGCGTCGCCTGGAACGTCGCCCAATTTGAATCAACGAAATCCTAATACGAAAGTTGGACTGGCAGCCCCCGTTGCGGTCGCTGGAACGGGAAGTCGCGGTTCCTCACCGAGATTAGGAGAACGGGCGCCGCCTGGCGTCTCGGCACCCACTGGAAGAttaccaaacaacaacaacaacaacggcagcCGTCAGTTGTTGACGACCGATTTCGATTACTTCCCGGAAGAGCAAGTGGCGAAAtcccaaaacaacaacaatccagTTGTTCCTATCATACAAAAccaaagcagcagcagcaacaacaacaacaacaatcaatcGCCGTTGTCTAATCGGCGCCCGTCCGCCCATTCCCATCCGTGCGGATCCGATAATAACAAATACGTGACTGCCCAAATACCTGCAGCAGGAGGacccatccagcagcagcagcaacaggaaGTGTTCCAGGATCCTGAAGGACTGGTAGGAGCCTGGTCCTGTCGCAAATGTACCCAGCCGATTGAACCCGGAACGGTTGCCATTTTCGCCGAGAGAGCCGGAAGCGACAAGTGTTGGCATCCGCAATGTTTCGTCTGCTCCATCTGCCAC GAAATGCTGGCGGATTTGATTTACTTtttcgtcgacgacgacgtcttctGCGGCCGTCACTACGCCGAGCAGATGAAGATCCCGCGGTGCAAGGCCTGCGACGAGTTGATTTTCGCCCCGGAATACACCAGCGCCGAAGGGGCCAGCTGGCACATGGATCACTTTTGCTGCTGGATCTGTGACACGCCCCTGGCCGGACACCAGTACACGCCGATCGAGGGCCAGCCGCACTGTCTCGACTGTTACCAAAAGAAATACGGAAAG gattgTTACGAGTGCCACAGGCCGATCCGTGCGGAAGAAACGCGAGTCAGTCACGGCGAAATGAACTGGCACAACACGGCCAGCTGCTTCAAGTGTCGCCAATGTCAAGTGTCGATGATGAATCgtcaattcattttgaagaaCGGGCAGATTTACTGTTCCAGGGAATGCGTCGTCCAGAACGCACAATGTCAGGCCCAGCCGATCCTAGtctga
- the LOC124315622 gene encoding 39S ribosomal protein L50, mitochondrial-like has translation MATTCYFLQHLIPSSANSMACGLYQARRFASTIESIAKSLKDRSYLRPHKPYTPPEDAEKKLDGIFESQLGSNSAQLSNGRIKFKVLTACFKEFNHGVPNSKLHEILTTDDIRDFYLQEIDTRVPLDKFKSIELPPNVSIQYDYHRFHPDTDTMHGGISAFPRRSTIVTGLKYKKKYAGYNYKPIWH, from the exons ATGGCTACCACATGTTATTTTCTTCAACATCTTATTCCTAGTTCAGCCAACAGCATGGCTTGTGGATTATATCAG GCAAGACGCTTTGCGTCAACTATAGAATCCATCGCAAAGTCTTTGAAGGACAGAAGTTATCTGCGCCCTCATAAACCTTACACCCCTCCGGAGGACGCCGAAAAGAAACTCGATGGCATTTTTGAAAGCCAATTGGGCTCAAATTCAGCACAATTAAGTAATGGCCGCATCAAGTTTAAAGTGCTTACGGCCTGCTTCAAGGAATTTAATCATGGAGTGCCTAATTCAAAACTACACGAAATTCTAACCACAG ATGACATCAGAGACTTTTACCTGCAAGAAATTGATACTAGAGTGCCACTAGACAAATTCAAGTCCATTGAGCTCCCACCCAATGTCTCAATCCAGTATGATTATCACCGTTTCCATCCAGACACAGACACCATGCATGGTGGCATAAGTGCTTTCCCCAGGCGGTCTACCATAGTCACTGGATTGAAATACAAGAAGAAGTATGCTGGCTACAATTATAAACCTATATGGCATTGA